The DNA region TTCAATACCAAACCTGTCCATTTTGTTGTAAAGTTCGAGCCTTCTTGGATTATTATGGAGTTTCTTATGATGTAGTTGAAGTCGATCCAGTTTTAAGGCAATCAATAAGATGGTCTCAGTACAAAAAAGTGCCTATTTTAGTTGCAAAGACAGAGAATGGGTATCAGGTAAGAAAACTCAGTTAAATTTAACTTTCACAGACAGATCTAAAGAATGCCATATATGGTGATAGAAAGTATGTGACGGAAGAAAACATCTTCTATGTTTTGACTcttatcaaatcaaatcaaaatgtttttatttgttaaatatttaagaaacaacACTggtaataaaaatcataatataaacaaataaggAAGATGTGTTGTAGATAAAAATGCATCATACAGCATAACTGTGTGGTGCAGACCTTTAAAGCTAAACCTAAACAAATTAACAACTATGTCGGTTAAGGGCGGAATACCATGGCATAGAATTAATaaccaataattattattgtcaagTCTTTGACACTTGGAACAAAATGAAGCATGACCAGTGCTTTAAGAAATCCCCGCCAGAAATGTCAAGGGATAGAGCACCAAGGTGTCAAGGAGCAAGAGATTACTCTTGACAATAGggcagtttatttaaaaataatgaacaaCAACTCATTCTTTTTACTAAGATATATTAACTAGCTTCTGATAAAGTATTATATTGTTTCTAATAAAGTTTATTCACTGTACCACTAGCCACAGTTACAGCTAATCTTTTTATGCATCAGGTCTGTCAATCACATAGACCTACAGaaggtttttctttttaacaggTCTTATACATAGAAGTTAGAGATgcaaaaagtaatttaataatagaaaGATAAGTAATTTAAGAATAAACATGCTAGAGATATTTATGAACTAAATGTCTAAACATTTAGTATACCCTCTAACCAAGCTTTTAAACTCATGTGTAAATGAGGGAGTCTATCCAATCAGTTCAAAGTTCAAAAAGTCCAATGTCTTAAATTCTAACCATATCAAAAGTGTTTAAGGTATGTCTAAAACAAAAGTACCCTactttgaacaaaataaaatccttaATAGCTTTCAGTTTTGGTTTAGAGAAAGAATATactaaaaacacaattttggAGTTCTTTGGAATATGGGGTTGAGGGCCTTGAAATGGAATCCCACATTGGGGCAATACTTTGTACCTGTGAAAACCTTTGACTGCATATCCCAGAAGATCCTTCTTGGCAAGCTCAAACACTATAGGGGCTTGACACTCCTGTCAGTCTGTCACTTCGCGAAAATTGTTTGGCCTGAACTTTATGTGAAGAATGCCAAATATCTCATGGTGTATCACAAGGCTCCGTTTTAGAACCActcctatttattatttatgtcaatGATATACACAGGTCAGTTGACTGTAGAGTGCTGCTGTTTAGACACTACTGctctttaaaggaataaaaatttgGAGAGTTAGAGCTGAAGCTTTGAAGTGAACTCCAATTTAGGCAGGTGGTTCAGAGCAAATAAACTTAGTCTGAACACATTAACAAACCAGAAGAAATGCTTCTTCTTTTATTGCACAATATGGAGGGTAGTAATATTGAGGGATCAGATGTGTGGTCCCTGGACATCTTTTTGGATCCTAATCTGATCTTTAAAAAGCATTTGGATTGTGCTGCTAGAAAACTGACAAAGCCTATTTATCtcctcaaaaacttaaaaagaacagTTAATAGAAATGTTTTGTAAATAGTTTTCTATGCTTCAATACAGTCTACCTGCAATTACAGTCTTTTGACTTGGGGTCATGCATCTCAGGCTAGGAGAATTTTGCAGTCAGTCTCCTTATACTCAGACTCCTTACAAgtcaagtcaaaatatactttatttgctaagtttacaaacttgtgctaaaaggtttctaatcctagaatttataatacaagtatttatttggttatacaggatacaggacaaaaacagaatacagaatcgattttgattgtacatagaagcatattttatatgaaaCTGATTATAATgaactgaacgagcaaacaacccccccaactcatgcctgacaaccctgactgcaaaacaaccagaagaaagtttagcagcgaggcccaaaacgtggttgtcaaaccttaaactctcatcaatgaagaggccgagaaatcgacaataatccctatcatgtagtgggctctgctcatcaaacaaaaaaccctctacattacacttaaagcccagaacaaaagtcttatcaacattgaatacaagctgattgcagatgcaccactctttaattttgtgaaggttctctactatgagagatctgactactttttgatctttgttatgccacagaattgtagtatcattggcaaactgaaccactagtccatgcagtgatagagagcttaagtcattaacgtataataaaaataaaataggacccaacactgacccttgaggtacaccacatttaagatgtgctatccctgacgaaaatccagatgcaaccacctTCTCGGTGCGGCCAGACAGctatgacttcaaccaccccaaagccactcccctCAATCCGTAAAATCAAGCTttacagcagtattccatgatccacacaatcgaaggccttggacagatcacagaacaccactgctgcagcctccttgtaaacactctccaagaatctgaaaatggcatcctgcgtgcccttagatgactgtaatccatactgattaggggacagcacattgtatttggtcaaaaaagagacgattctcttttttgcaagccgctcaagaaccttggagagggtagacaaaattgatacACACTGCCAGAACTTTATATCTTTGAATGTCTAatatatgcaaaaaataatCGAGATAAACATAACCTAAGTTCATAAGTTGAATCTCTAAAAGACTAACTTACCCTAGGGGTAAGTAAGTCTCAATTTCGGAGACACAATTAATACTGTATCTCAACTACACATTATCCAAATgaacttttaaacaaaataacattttgcttACTCTGTAAAAAAACTGCTGGCCGAAAGAGTGTTTTATAGCCTTGATGAGTATTTGCAGGCAAAATTGTGAAAGCCCAAGTATAGTTTATGTACCTAGTAGGatataatatcattttaaaagtattaaagactccaaagtatatattttaaatgtgtatttttttattttaaacttgtaatatttttaggattttgttcATAGTAAGATTTTATTATATGATATTTAGACTGTGCCATTTTATTTAACGAaggcacatttttttttgtaaatatgaaTAAACTTGACTGTACTCTcatctttaaataaaacacattctACTTCTATATTTCAATCTCATCTTTTAAATTTCAGCCTTTAAATGACAGTACAATGATTATATCAGCTTTGGCCTCCTACTTAAAAGATGGTGATAAATCTTTGCCAGAAATAGTAAAGTGTTTCCCATTTATAAGTTTCTATGATGAAAGTGGTGcaaagaaaaatgaaataatgaatAGATACTTTTTGATGTTAAATAGTGAAAAGTACCATAAGGAGAAAGAAGAACAAATGAGGTAAGAACTAAAAGACTCATAGGATACATATAAAatgttatacatattttttttagcgaAGAACGCAACTGGAGGAAGTGGGCCGATAATGTTTTGGTACACACTCTGTCCCCAAATGTATATAGGACAAGGGAAGAAGCCCTTCAGGCCTTTAATTGGTTTTCAGAGGTGGGTGAATGGGAAACGAACTTTCCGCCATGGGAGCGAAGTCTTATTATTTATGTTGGAGCATCTGCTATGTATCTTATTGGGAAAAGGCTTCAGAAAAGGCACAATTTAAAACAAGATGTTAGGCAGAGTCTTTATGATGAATGTACAAAATGGGTaagattttgcttcaaaaatgcTGTGAGCTTTAATTTACcttaaataagataaaatcTGTGCAGAATTTATAGTCATTAGCCTAAAAATGAACttagtatttattatttgcATCACTATTAAAACATAAGTCTGGAACAGCTCGAAAGCAAATTTTTCGCTTTTTTTGAATTGATTGATCAACAATATGATTTTATTACCTATCTTTATATTAGGTTAGAGAAGTGAACAAGAAAGGAACAAAATTCCTGGGAGGTGATAACCCTAACCTGGCCGATTTAGCAGTTTatggaattttaaatagcatagaGGGTTGTACTGCTTTCAAAGACTTATTGAATGAAACGAAAATCGGCAGTTGGTATTTTTCGATGAAAGATGTGGTGTCACATCAACAAGgtgctaattttatttaaaaagttgttcattttacttttttaatgactTTGTTACTTAAAGAGCCTTTGATCCTCTTTAAAGGAAATTGtacacattttaaatattgtatttatttagaattcTGTTTGTTATactaaaattattgtaatgtaaataaaataatgttgatttgtgttgacatttttattcatGCCAGCATTGTTTTCTTGAATAATTCTTAAGCATGGAGAACGGCTACCTTTATCGAAAGCTtttgattatattattatttaataataaaaatatattattattatttcatagaaTCAACAAGGTAACTGCACCCAAGACTTTTGCTTAAAAAGTAAGCAAACTACTCAACGTATAAGACGAAGCCATGttagttttcatttaaaattgattggAGCAATGGTTTCAGTTTTAAATTGTTTCAAACATCTTCAGTATGAGATACATCTTAATTATTGCGCTACAGTCATCTATAGGAACTGAAATTGAAAGCAAGAATGAGCCAGGAAGGAAGGAACTTTTTGGTTCTAGAATTTACGAGATTGATTCAACCTTCTATCTTTTAACTTTGATCCCTCATACTGGaccaaaaaattgtacggcaacctgGCTAATACCTTACAAAAATCTGCTTTTAAAATTATCCAATATGTTTACTGTCAAAAACGGTTTACTGTTATTGTGATAGAGTGAAAGATAAATCTAATctaccttatgaaaaaaataaaacaaatttataattatgtttatttaacttGTCTGTCACCAACGCGAATGCAGgcatcttttaaataaatggcaTTATTCATTGGTCTTTCATAAACCTTTTCATTTATGCAACCCcagtaaaaatattaaggacGTTTAGGTCTAGAGATCTGGGAGGCCATAAGCTTGGACCAAGTCGACCGATCCATCTGTACTTTACCATCAAACTGGTCAACCATCATTTTGGAACCACATTATTCGGCGACTGGCCAAAGGAACATCTAAAAGGATTGTTAGATCGTTTTGACCAAAACCTAAATAAGCCTGCCAGttcaaattttctggtaattcgaaTGGACGAATTAAACGGCCGTTCAAGATACCGGTCCACAACGTTTACTTGTACTGCGACCTTTCTTCTCGAATAGAGTGGGGATTTTGTAATGCATAAGTGTGCAAATTGTGTATGTTCATAAATCCATCCTTTTTGAATGTACTCTCATCCGATCAcagtatattttctaaaaaattcggATCCTCTTAATGTTTTTGCAACATTCTGTGGCAAAATTGTAGGCGTGGTTCGTAGTCTCGAGGCAGTAAGCTTTGTACCCGTTGAACATGATATGGGTGATTTTGAAATCGCCTAGTGTTGTCGTTTACTACCGATTTCAGTATCCCTGTTCTTTTAGAATAGTTGGCTATCTAGAAGACTAGAATTGTCATGATGATTTCCTACAGAGAGATGAACTTTAAaggagatatatatattttttgatattaaaaatagggCCAGCACATGAATAATCTTTAAGTCTTtggatattaataaattagGTCGATcaggttttttaattaaaactatacgaatttatagaaaaattgtttattgaaGTCCATCTATTTATTCTAAGACAATTACTATCACAAAGCATTACATTTACAGCAGCTAAGCAGAATAATAtggtaatataaaaaatgagcCGTTACTTTTTAAAGGCCTTATCAATATTTAcacaattatttaataagttagcaataatttaaaaaaaacaacaaaactagtaataaataacttaaaaaataattatacactAACTCATATCACAAAAGTTTAATATCTTTGCGTGACTTGTCTGATCCAATCCAAGTAATGGGCCACTCTAACGTACACACCAGGAACGCCAACTTGACCACAACCGATTCCCCAGCTCACCACGCCTACCACTTGCCAGGTACCACCTCTTTCACATACCATGGGACCACCACCGTCTCCTTTGCAAGCATCTTTGCCTTCTTCACCACCAGCGCAAACAAATCCTGGGTGAAGTTTAAACTCATAACCTGAAGAAGAAGAAACCAATAAGATACCTTTTAAACTTCatataaacaaacttattacCTAATCTAGTGTTCTGTAACTGCCTTTGGCATTGCCCAAATCCAACAATTGGAACATCGACTTCCTTAAGGATATTCTGGTATTTTCCAAAGTCACCAAAAGCGTCTTTGCCCCAGCCGGTGGTCCAGCATCTGGTTCCGGTGTAGTCATCTTGAGGATGAGGTAAACAAGCGGGGGCAATGTGAGGATGCTTGGCGAAATCGACGGGTGTGCTCATTCTTAAGATAGCGATATCATTGGCCAGCGTACCGGCGTAGAATTCTGGATGAACCGTTAAGCTTGCAATGTCCCGTTCGATGTAAGGGTAGAACTCTACATCGTGGTTCACATCCCATTCACCCAGACGCACTCGCAAGTCAAAGTTGGTGTATCTGAAATAAtgttatgatttatttaataaactttaatcAGCAGCTTCAAATACTTACTGCTTAACGCAATGGGCAGCGGTGATGATATGCAGGGGATCAATCAAAGTACCACCGCAAACGTACACACTCTCCTTAGGGTCTTTCTTTAAAATCGCCACTTGCCATGGGTATTCTCCAAACTCAGAGTCTCCATCTACGTACACTGGGTTCTTGATACGTCCATTAATGCCTTGAGAATGTCTAGTGCCGCAGGTGTTTCTATTTACACTTGGTACTGGCCTGACTGGTCTACGGCAACACACGTGTCTTGGACCGCAAGTTTGAGGTCTACCGTAATATGCTTGACGCTAAAATGTGAAAATAGGTTCATTAGAATTGGTTcttttataaatagttttatcaATTGAAAACTTATTACCTTCTGGGTTTTGCTTCTACTTTCATTATGGGTCAAGTCATTGTCAGTAATGTCTCGTTTTCTTCTGCTACCAGGGAAGGTTACCGAACTACTCTCCCCTtcgaatttaaaactttttcccCCACGGAACCCGTCTGTTGGATACTGATCCGGAGACCAAGTGAGCCTACTATTGGTTTCCCCCTCGTCAAACCTGATACTTTTCCCAACTCGAATCCCTGAGGATTCTTGTCGGTGCTCAGGTGATGCCTCTCCCTCAtcaaatttaatacttttaccTCCACGGAACGTGTGATTGTCAGCCAGATCATCTTTTTCAATGCTATTTGAGTCTAGTTGATCAAATCTTACATCATTTCCATAATTTATAGAACCATCATTTACTTTCTCAATATATTGCTTCAGTAGATTTAAACCACTTGTGTAAGTGAGATTATTATATGATCTGCCATAGAAGGGCTCTTGGTAGCCACCTCCATAGTTTTGAGGATCATCATAGTATCCTCCTAGGGAAGGTTTATTGGGAAAAAATGGACCACTTGGGCCATCATAGCTTGGCGGATGATCATATTCAATTGCAGGACCTTGATAATGACCGGGAGGACCATGGTATTCACTCGAAGGATCATAATACTGAGATGAAGGTTTATGATAATGGCTAGGAGGGCCATCATATATCTCTGGAGTATGGTGGTAGCCCGGTGGGCCGTGGATGTATTCGGGACCGTGATGAAATTCTCCAGGATGTTCCCTGTAAGGTCCGCCATAACCTTCATGTGGTGAAGAAACGTATCCATAGCCACCCTTATGCACGTGGTAATGTTTATGCTTGTTCAATGAAACTATGCGCTTCTTATATGCAACCAGATCATCAAATTTGTTGACCAAATAATCGTTAGGGGTGATATGTAAGTTTATATGGGGTTTGATTACTTTATTTCCATAATcatcttttgaaaattgaacAGACACCAAAGGGTTTACAGAAACTAAACCCAAATTGATACCAGTATAACCAATAGTTCCGTGGTGGGGATAAACATTATTGGGAGAGTAAGGGTACCCACCGCCTCCCTGGTAAGGTAGACCAAAAGAGATGCCTATTGATGGCTTCAGCTTCTTCATTATATTGTCGTAGGTACTTTGATATTGGCCTTGATATTGGCGCTGTAACAATACAGCCACATTAAGGATCTTATCATTTTCGAATTAGTTTTTCTGGTAATTTTGTTAATTCCTCAAGCCAAAGAGGCAGTGGGTAGATTTGTACATAGAAGACTTCGCCATTAGTTCATTATTAATGTCTTTATATGATAAAGTAGGTAACTTCCAACCAGGGAATGTTTTTAACTATACATGTTCCAAGTCGTCATTGTTATGCAATTAAATTTCAGTTAATTTGTTAATCTTTTAGCTTTTTAGTAGTAGACTTACCTTCAAACTCGTCCATAAAGTAAATAATTGTCAAAAATATACTTACTCCTTCAATATTGTGCTCTCCGTCTTCTTTATTATCTTGCTTTTCCTCGGCAGCAGCTTCACGTTTTCTTCTAGATTTTTCAGCTTCTTTGCTTTCAGCTTCTACTGTTACATTAGAATTGGTCACGTCTTTTGGAACTCTTACAACAGTCATATTTCCATTTCCATCGGTGATTACTCTTGTTTCTTCCTTATCACTTTCTGCCTCAATATCACTCTTTAGGTTTCTAGGATCTAGGGCGAGGTATAGATCATCTTTGCGCCCAATGACGTCATGGGTCGGACATTGATCATAAGGAACACACACACAGTCATAGTTTTCAGCTCTAAAAATAATCACAACaatgtaaatatataaatacagtttaaatgtttaataagcTCACCTGGCTGATTCGACACCTTGGTACTTATCAGCATAATTTGAGCCAAGGTAGTTATTGTTAACGGATTCAACATTGAGTTCTTTTTTGTACAATCCATTTGAACCGTAGTAGCCACCAGATGACCCAAAACTGTTGCTGCCAAAGCTAGACGAAGCACCAAACGATCCTAGCCCCGAAGCAGATGCTCCAAACGTCTGAGGACCAAAGTTCTCATTAACCGGCTTAACTCCTCCAAAACTGGCTCCAGAAGCTCCGGATCCATAGCTGGCAACTGTTTGACCTCCATAAGTACTTCCACCGAGTCCAGCATAACCTTGATTAACATTTCCCAGAGGCAGATTGCCAGTACCTATGGGAATAAATCCGTTACTATTTAAAGACGAGCTGCTTCCAAAGGAGCTAGATGAATGTGATAAGGTGTCCAGAGAGGTAGTTACTGCTGCAGCAGCTACAGGTATAGGATTAACAACTACAGTTGGTGCTTTGTTAGCTCCGTCAGCGTTATGGTGGAAATGATGATGCACGTGTTCTACTAAACCTCCTTTGCCAGCGCTGGCCGCTGTAGCTGTTGCTACACCACCTTGGGCATTAACAGTAATTTCGACTCTCTTGTCCTTGTGAGTCGCTCCAGAAATGGATTCGAACTGATAAGGCGCATCTGGAACAGTGAGACTCGGGCTGGGCTCTTTGTTAAAATAGTCTAGACCTggaggtttatttaaaaattctcctTCTGCAAGAATCTCACCGCCAGACAAGAAGGGTGGCTTGTTAAGCCCGCCA from Anthonomus grandis grandis chromosome 8, icAntGran1.3, whole genome shotgun sequence includes:
- the LOC126739807 gene encoding prostaglandin E synthase 2 translates to MNIITKKAQNVGRSVFFGAQSVCRNTCPLQNTILKRCNSSKPSSGMFKGVFKMGLAGVAVGAIVGTGYTIHKQNNPKDHLINEQSFIEMVNELPEIKPSREVRYENDQSGLKLTLFQYQTCPFCCKVRAFLDYYGVSYDVVEVDPVLRQSIRWSQYKKVPILVAKTENGYQPLNDSTMIISALASYLKDGDKSLPEIVKCFPFISFYDESGAKKNEIMNRYFLMLNSEKYHKEKEEQMSEERNWRKWADNVLVHTLSPNVYRTREEALQAFNWFSEVGEWETNFPPWERSLIIYVGASAMYLIGKRLQKRHNLKQDVRQSLYDECTKWVREVNKKGTKFLGGDNPNLADLAVYGILNSIEGCTAFKDLLNETKIGSWYFSMKDVVSHQQGANFI
- the LOC126739699 gene encoding uncharacterized protein LOC126739699 isoform X2, with the translated sequence MKFLSAPWALLLLLTVTSAEQNGWSWNQNEETPSQNSNEEIQNIAMSSFDLEPAATENFEQNTTDVEKVIDEILVSQRQGRALQGYDEIYSDPNVQEVLQKGDDGEARNVIKERLCYLGLMQCSKEIEGKRPYISPEELIYAQPVAINPVGRPIPTIPVKGVRGTYGPPKPLPVPHGNKFGPPPGKYPPSYSPNKPPRRNYGPSFSGNTLGGSKPGYFGGLNKPPFLSGGEILAEGEFLNKPPGLDYFNKEPSPSLTVPDAPYQFESISGATHKDKRVEITVNAQGGVATATAASAGKGGLVEHVHHHFHHNADGANKAPTVVVNPIPVAAAAVTTSLDTLSHSSSSFGSSSSLNSNGFIPIGTGNLPLGNVNQGYAGLGGSTYGGQTVASYGSGASGASFGGVKPVNENFGPQTFGASASGLGSFGASSSFGSNSFGSSGGYYGSNGLYKKELNVESVNNNYLGSNYADKYQGVESARAENYDCVCVPYDQCPTHDVIGRKDDLYLALDPRNLKSDIEAESDKEETRVITDGNGNMTVVRVPKDVTNSNVTVEAESKEAEKSRRKREAAAEEKQDNKEDGEHNIEGRQYQGQYQSTYDNIMKKLKPSIGISFGLPYQGGGGYPYSPNNVYPHHGTIGYTGINLGLVSVNPLVSVQFSKDDYGNKVIKPHINLHITPNDYLVNKFDDLVAYKKRIVSLNKHKHYHVHKGGYGYVSSPHEGYGGPYREHPGEFHHGPEYIHGPPGYHHTPEIYDGPPSHYHKPSSQYYDPSSEYHGPPGHYQGPAIEYDHPPSYDGPSGPFFPNKPSLGGYYDDPQNYGGGYQEPFYGRSYNNLTYTSGLNLLKQYIEKVNDGSINYGNDVRFDQLDSNSIEKDDLADNHTFRGGKSIKFDEGEASPEHRQESSGIRVGKSIRFDEGETNSRLTWSPDQYPTDGFRGGKSFKFEGESSSVTFPGSRRKRDITDNDLTHNESRSKTQKRQAYYGRPQTCGPRHVCCRRPVRPVPSVNRNTCGTRHSQGINGRIKNPVYVDGDSEFGEYPWQVAILKKDPKESVYVCGGTLIDPLHIITAAHCVKQYTNFDLRVRLGEWDVNHDVEFYPYIERDIASLTVHPEFYAGTLANDIAILRMSTPVDFAKHPHIAPACLPHPQDDYTGTRCWTTGWGKDAFGDFGKYQNILKEVDVPIVGFGQCQRQLQNTRLGYEFKLHPGFVCAGGEEGKDACKGDGGGPMVCERGGTWQVVGVVSWGIGCGQVGVPGVYVRVAHYLDWIRQVTQRY
- the LOC126739699 gene encoding uncharacterized protein LOC126739699 isoform X1 produces the protein MKFLSAPWALLLLLTVTSAEQNGWSWNQNEETPSQNSNEEIQNIAMSSFDLEPAATENFEQNTTDVEKVIDEILVSQRQGRALQGYDEIYSDPNVQEVLQKGDDGEARNVIKERLCYLGLMQCSKEIEGKRPYISPEELIYAQPVAINPVGRPIPTIPVKGVRGTYGPPKPLPVPHGNKFGPPPGKYPPSYSPNKPPRRNYGPSFSGNTLGGSKPGYFGGLNKPPFLSGGEILAEGEFLNKPPGLDYFNKEPSPSLTVPDAPYQFESISGATHKDKRVEITVNAQGGVATATAASAGKGGLVEHVHHHFHHNADGANKAPTVVVNPIPVAAAAVTTSLDTLSHSSSSFGSSSSLNSNGFIPIGTGNLPLGNVNQGYAGLGGSTYGGQTVASYGSGASGASFGGVKPVNENFGPQTFGASASGLGSFGASSSFGSNSFGSSGGYYGSNGLYKKELNVESVNNNYLGSNYADKYQGVESARAENYDCVCVPYDQCPTHDVIGRKDDLYLALDPRNLKSDIEAESDKEETRVITDGNGNMTVVRVPKDVTNSNVTVEAESKEAEKSRRKREAAAEEKQDNKEDGEHNIEGRQAYYGRPQTCGPRHVCCRRPVRPVPSVNRNTCGTRHSQGINGRIKNPVYVDGDSEFGEYPWQVAILKKDPKESVYVCGGTLIDPLHIITAAHCVKQYTNFDLRVRLGEWDVNHDVEFYPYIERDIASLTVHPEFYAGTLANDIAILRMSTPVDFAKHPHIAPACLPHPQDDYTGTRCWTTGWGKDAFGDFGKYQNILKEVDVPIVGFGQCQRQLQNTRLGYEFKLHPGFVCAGGEEGKDACKGDGGGPMVCERGGTWQVVGVVSWGIGCGQVGVPGVYVRVAHYLDWIRQVTQRY